Proteins from a genomic interval of Sphingobacterium sp. SYP-B4668:
- a CDS encoding Gfo/Idh/MocA family protein yields MKRRIFLKNSSILGTAAILSPVLSSFAFQGQKVRVAAIGVNGMGWSNLSSIIKHPDVVCTAICDVDANVLKKRVGELAQKGITVRTYEDYRELLKSDDVDAVIIGTPDHWHALQMIDACKAGKHVYVEKPLGNSIEECDAMVAAAKRYNSIVQVGQWQRSQKHFADAMQLVHSGKLGKIRLVKAWSYVGWKSEVPVVPDSQPPAGVNYAMWLGPAKTRPFNANRFHFEFRWFWDYAGGLMTDWGVHMLDYALLGMKVSEPKSVVSSGGKFAYPTDASETPDTLNTVYEFDGFNIIWEHTKGIVLGPYGKDHGVAFIGENGTLVLNRGGWEVIPEGKKMEAIALQKPTDNGLDMHTTNFVQAIQRREAGMLNTPIEAGAHIAVFSQMGNIAYRVGKKIHWDAKKRRFDDQGANALMKAKYHNGYKLS; encoded by the coding sequence GTGAAAAGAAGAATATTTCTGAAGAACTCATCTATATTAGGTACCGCTGCTATACTTTCACCAGTGCTGTCCTCATTTGCATTTCAAGGGCAAAAGGTGCGTGTGGCTGCTATTGGTGTCAATGGCATGGGCTGGTCCAATCTGAGTTCCATCATCAAACATCCCGATGTGGTATGTACCGCCATTTGTGATGTAGATGCAAATGTGTTGAAAAAAAGAGTGGGCGAACTGGCTCAAAAAGGTATAACGGTTAGGACCTATGAAGATTACCGCGAATTGCTCAAATCAGATGATGTAGATGCCGTGATTATTGGGACACCAGATCACTGGCATGCTTTACAGATGATTGATGCTTGTAAGGCCGGAAAACATGTGTATGTGGAGAAGCCTCTTGGTAACAGTATAGAGGAATGTGATGCGATGGTAGCCGCTGCCAAAAGGTACAATAGTATTGTTCAGGTTGGACAATGGCAAAGGAGTCAGAAGCACTTTGCGGATGCAATGCAGCTTGTACACTCGGGAAAGCTTGGAAAGATTAGATTGGTGAAGGCTTGGTCATACGTGGGTTGGAAGAGTGAAGTGCCTGTCGTGCCAGATAGTCAACCGCCAGCGGGTGTCAACTATGCGATGTGGCTTGGTCCTGCGAAAACTAGGCCATTTAATGCAAATCGTTTCCATTTCGAATTTCGATGGTTTTGGGATTATGCTGGTGGGCTAATGACCGATTGGGGCGTTCATATGTTAGATTATGCGCTTCTTGGGATGAAAGTCTCAGAGCCAAAATCGGTCGTCTCGTCTGGCGGAAAATTCGCGTATCCGACAGACGCCTCTGAAACTCCCGATACGTTGAATACGGTGTACGAATTTGACGGATTTAATATCATTTGGGAGCATACTAAGGGTATTGTGCTGGGACCATATGGCAAAGATCACGGTGTCGCTTTTATTGGGGAAAACGGAACATTGGTGCTGAATAGAGGGGGATGGGAAGTCATTCCTGAGGGGAAGAAAATGGAGGCTATTGCGCTTCAGAAACCGACAGACAATGGATTGGATATGCACACGACAAACTTTGTCCAGGCCATTCAACGAAGAGAGGCCGGAATGTTAAATACACCTATCGAGGCTGGGGCACATATTGCGGTCTTCTCGCAAATGGGGAATATTGCTTATCGAGTAGGAAAGAAAATTCATTGGGATGCTAAAAAGAGGCGATTCGACGATCAAGGCGCCAATGCACTCATGAAGGCCAAATATCATAATGGATACAAATTGTCGTAA
- a CDS encoding SUMF1/EgtB/PvdO family nonheme iron enzyme, whose translation MNISNFSISTLLLVATSMALISSCSSKKGNKDVSSKTGVAYNDPYNGGLHINRQVKESPGPGLVAIEGGTFVMGGSLNEDLGYAHDNLKRRVTVASFYMDETEVSNADWLEYLHWIAQNFPEDGEMYYNALPDSLVWRNPLSYNEPYVNLYLRHPAFQDYPVVGVTWDQANEYCTWRTDRVNENILRQSGVLVDYQANSQNNNAGGKFNTDMYLNGQLKGDGIDGQNMPNDARPGAPAGAKRTVRMEDGILKQPYRLPTEAEWEYAALGLIGNTEEGNINTSKIYPWNGLGVRSANRKDQGQMVANFKITSGNNMGVAGNLNDGGDITVPVTSYAANDFGLYNMGGNVNEWVGDVYRQLSFEDFEDFNPFRGNVFTNNKYEDAENRILAKDKYGRPVKVPAKAPRKQSWAELQAAKNGGDSAAVGTGYNNDARGFDDEIDPKLYGNTTLVNNNSRVYKGGSWNDRAYWLNPATRRFMQQNQSNAMTGFRCAMTMVGNVFGPASNQRIKSGKKAKSNKKSKSNAGDSRV comes from the coding sequence ATGAACATTTCAAATTTTAGTATATCTACGCTTTTGCTTGTAGCGACCAGTATGGCTTTGATTTCGTCTTGTAGCTCAAAAAAAGGCAATAAAGATGTTTCTTCAAAAACGGGTGTAGCTTATAACGACCCTTACAACGGTGGCCTTCACATCAATAGACAGGTCAAGGAATCACCAGGACCAGGTCTTGTCGCCATAGAAGGAGGTACTTTCGTAATGGGGGGCAGTTTAAATGAAGACTTGGGCTATGCGCATGATAATCTAAAGAGAAGGGTGACGGTCGCTTCATTCTACATGGATGAGACAGAAGTCTCAAATGCGGATTGGCTTGAATATCTCCACTGGATTGCTCAAAATTTTCCAGAGGACGGAGAGATGTACTACAATGCACTCCCAGACTCATTAGTCTGGAGAAACCCACTATCTTATAATGAGCCCTATGTAAATCTTTACCTCAGACATCCTGCTTTTCAAGATTACCCTGTAGTGGGGGTCACATGGGATCAAGCAAATGAGTACTGTACTTGGAGAACAGACCGTGTAAATGAAAATATACTACGTCAAAGTGGCGTATTGGTAGATTATCAAGCCAACTCTCAGAACAACAATGCTGGCGGTAAATTCAATACAGACATGTATCTGAATGGCCAGTTGAAAGGTGATGGAATCGATGGACAAAATATGCCAAATGACGCTCGTCCAGGTGCTCCTGCCGGTGCAAAACGAACAGTAAGAATGGAAGATGGGATATTGAAACAACCCTATCGCCTTCCTACTGAAGCAGAATGGGAATATGCGGCATTGGGGTTGATTGGCAACACGGAAGAAGGAAATATCAACACCAGCAAAATATACCCTTGGAATGGCTTGGGCGTCCGCTCGGCAAATCGTAAGGACCAAGGTCAGATGGTTGCCAACTTTAAGATAACAAGTGGTAATAACATGGGAGTAGCAGGCAATTTAAATGATGGTGGGGATATTACGGTACCTGTTACAAGCTATGCTGCTAACGACTTCGGCCTTTACAATATGGGCGGAAACGTCAATGAATGGGTTGGAGATGTATACCGACAACTTTCTTTTGAAGATTTTGAAGATTTTAATCCTTTTCGTGGAAATGTCTTCACCAACAATAAATATGAAGACGCCGAAAATCGTATCCTTGCAAAGGACAAGTATGGCAGACCTGTAAAAGTACCTGCTAAAGCTCCAAGAAAACAATCTTGGGCAGAGCTTCAGGCGGCTAAAAACGGTGGAGACAGCGCAGCCGTTGGAACAGGTTATAATAATGATGCTAGAGGATTTGATGACGAAATAGACCCAAAACTATACGGAAACACCACATTGGTCAACAACAACTCTCGTGTGTACAAAGGAGGATCCTGGAATGATAGAGCATATTGGTTAAATCCAGCAACAAGAAGGTTTATGCAACAAAACCAATCGAATGCAATGACTGGATTCAGATGTGCCATGACAATGGTTGGCAATGTTTTTGGTCCCGCGTCTAATCAACGGATTAAAAGTGGCAAAAAGGCTAAGAGTAACAAAAAGTCCAAATCAAACGCTGGAGATTCAAGAGTATAA
- a CDS encoding FKBP-type peptidyl-prolyl cis-trans isomerase, translating into MRIKIAHYILLLIVTAFSLSSCSDNGDFFDPKQRFEEEKPIIKAYVDQHIPEAILDTNLGIWYEIISPGTPGSYIYKVEDTQNAKVIEANTKVKYSVTLMNGTVVEKNDTGIEFMVAANLNTGAKSVISAWLYAFFPAKIGEYNLGGLTINGLQKGAKIRFVTPSLHAYGHQAVGKIPSDSPLDFTIEVLDIKE; encoded by the coding sequence ATGAGAATAAAAATTGCTCACTATATCTTACTTCTTATTGTAACCGCTTTTTCTTTGTCATCATGCTCAGATAATGGAGACTTCTTTGACCCCAAACAACGATTTGAGGAAGAAAAACCGATTATCAAAGCATATGTAGACCAACATATTCCGGAAGCAATATTAGACACCAACCTCGGCATCTGGTATGAAATCATTAGTCCAGGCACACCTGGTAGCTATATATACAAAGTCGAGGATACCCAAAATGCGAAGGTAATTGAGGCAAATACAAAAGTGAAATACTCGGTTACATTAATGAATGGTACTGTTGTTGAAAAAAATGATACAGGAATAGAATTCATGGTTGCAGCAAATCTCAATACAGGAGCGAAATCTGTCATCAGCGCTTGGCTATATGCTTTTTTCCCTGCGAAAATTGGTGAGTATAACCTAGGAGGATTGACCATTAACGGTCTCCAAAAAGGTGCCAAAATTAGATTTGTAACGCCTTCACTCCACGCCTATGGACATCAAGCTGTTGGCAAGATTCCGAGTGACTCACCGCTAGATTTTACGATAGAAGTCCTTGACATCAAGGAGTAA
- a CDS encoding porin family protein, which yields MARLFRYLFLGIALLTTVSGFAQSYEDKNISLGLTVNPNIGWFNFDDDSDVKGESKAGFSYGLIADIGFARNYYFSTGLLINTLKGRMEYPQNASSVSRDIRLQYAEIPLAIKMKTSSMNTARYYGQFGLTTGIKVSSKETLDDGEKSRGIDGASLLRLGLQIGGGVEWRLDNNLAVLTGISYNNGFTKAFDEGKPKVSYFGLNIGLLF from the coding sequence ATGGCACGTTTATTCCGCTACCTCTTTTTAGGCATTGCTCTCCTCACAACAGTTTCAGGATTCGCACAAAGCTATGAAGATAAAAACATTTCATTGGGCCTTACTGTCAACCCCAATATTGGATGGTTCAACTTTGATGATGATAGTGATGTTAAAGGAGAGTCCAAAGCTGGCTTTTCTTATGGTCTAATTGCGGATATTGGTTTTGCCCGTAACTACTACTTTTCAACAGGATTGTTAATCAATACCCTTAAAGGTAGAATGGAATACCCTCAAAACGCATCTTCTGTAAGTAGGGACATACGTTTACAATATGCTGAAATTCCATTGGCGATCAAGATGAAAACCTCATCCATGAACACTGCTCGCTATTACGGACAATTTGGACTGACAACGGGTATTAAAGTTTCGAGCAAAGAGACACTGGATGATGGAGAGAAATCGAGGGGTATTGATGGCGCCAGCTTACTGAGATTAGGACTACAGATTGGCGGAGGTGTAGAATGGCGGTTGGACAATAATCTTGCTGTCTTGACGGGGATTTCTTACAATAATGGATTCACCAAAGCCTTCGACGAAGGAAAACCAAAGGTTTCTTATTTCGGGTTGAACATTGGATTGCTTTTTTAA
- a CDS encoding FKBP-type peptidyl-prolyl cis-trans isomerase — MKNVLRLIAIGLVGTFIFTSCNKGDDFDWNKYEEEQRREQARIDSTLNAQKKVLKDFVEDPDNGFTNPQLDDSTGIWYQVITEGEASSYTYAFNSQGTGIVAPNVTVKFKGTFLDGKVAEQTEADKTTVFQLGSRPLAWHKAFLPRAISFNNQEVKVGGLTVNGLKKNSKIRFVAPSIYCFDKGTTLNGVTIPKDSPLVYVIEVTDIKNTN, encoded by the coding sequence ATGAAAAACGTATTAAGACTTATTGCAATCGGACTAGTGGGTACTTTTATTTTCACTTCTTGTAATAAAGGTGATGATTTTGATTGGAATAAATATGAGGAAGAACAGCGGAGGGAGCAAGCCAGGATAGATTCAACGCTAAATGCTCAAAAAAAGGTCCTTAAGGATTTTGTGGAAGACCCTGATAATGGATTTACCAATCCGCAGCTTGATGATTCAACAGGAATTTGGTACCAAGTTATTACGGAAGGTGAAGCATCGTCCTATACTTATGCCTTCAATTCTCAAGGAACAGGGATAGTTGCGCCAAATGTAACTGTTAAATTCAAGGGTACATTCTTAGACGGGAAAGTAGCTGAGCAGACAGAAGCAGACAAGACAACCGTATTTCAACTAGGTAGCCGTCCTCTTGCATGGCACAAAGCATTCTTGCCACGTGCTATATCATTCAACAATCAGGAAGTAAAAGTTGGTGGCCTGACAGTTAACGGGTTAAAGAAAAATTCAAAAATCAGATTTGTAGCCCCATCTATATATTGTTTTGACAAAGGAACAACATTGAATGGCGTTACTATACCAAAGGACTCACCTCTTGTCTACGTAATAGAAGTGACAGATATTAAGAATACAAACTAA
- a CDS encoding FKBP-type peptidyl-prolyl cis-trans isomerase gives MTKRKIGNVWIIGIAIIGLLSSCMKDGDVFNDYEQYERDVLVIENYVKVNLPKAVKDSTGIWFELIKEGEGENFQYKTETVTDPRTGQKVVRALAPIITVRYTTKLLDGTVAQSEQKPEGITVPFIEQPASWQLAFLPYEIPGVTTQIKGLTPNGLKPGSIIRFVTPSFYAYGNVTIGKIPANSPLDYTIEVLKMENKTDNK, from the coding sequence ATGACAAAAAGAAAAATCGGAAACGTGTGGATTATTGGAATAGCAATCATTGGGCTACTTTCTTCCTGTATGAAAGATGGCGACGTGTTCAATGATTACGAACAATATGAAAGAGACGTACTTGTCATCGAAAATTACGTCAAGGTTAACCTGCCCAAAGCTGTAAAGGACTCTACAGGAATATGGTTTGAATTGATTAAAGAAGGGGAAGGGGAAAATTTCCAGTACAAGACAGAAACAGTGACAGACCCTAGAACAGGACAGAAAGTGGTACGAGCATTGGCCCCTATCATAACTGTTCGTTATACGACAAAACTCCTTGATGGTACCGTGGCACAAAGTGAGCAAAAACCGGAGGGTATCACGGTTCCATTTATCGAACAGCCCGCTTCATGGCAATTGGCTTTTTTGCCATATGAAATCCCTGGAGTTACTACACAAATAAAGGGGTTGACTCCGAATGGATTAAAACCGGGCAGCATTATCCGATTCGTAACTCCATCTTTCTATGCTTATGGTAACGTAACGATAGGTAAAATACCAGCCAACTCTCCTTTAGACTATACAATCGAAGTATTGAAGATGGAGAATAAAACAGATAACAAATAG
- the ispF gene encoding 2-C-methyl-D-erythritol 2,4-cyclodiphosphate synthase has translation MKIKVGFGFDVHQIKEGHPFIVGGVDLEHHAGAFGHSDADVLVHAICDSILGAANLEDIGYHFPNTDEKWKGISSLVLLEECVALLKNKGWTLGNIDAMLCLEAPKIKPFIPQMKEKIAAAAGIEVDDISIKATTNETMGFIGRQEGVVAYAVCLIQK, from the coding sequence ATGAAGATTAAAGTAGGTTTTGGTTTTGATGTACACCAAATAAAAGAGGGGCACCCTTTTATCGTTGGTGGAGTAGATTTGGAGCATCATGCAGGAGCATTTGGACATTCGGATGCGGATGTATTGGTCCATGCCATTTGTGATTCCATATTGGGGGCCGCCAATCTAGAGGATATTGGGTACCATTTTCCTAACACAGATGAGAAATGGAAAGGTATCAGTAGTCTGGTGTTGTTGGAGGAGTGTGTCGCCCTTTTGAAAAACAAAGGATGGACTTTAGGGAATATTGATGCTATGCTCTGTCTAGAAGCGCCTAAAATAAAGCCGTTTATCCCGCAGATGAAGGAAAAGATTGCAGCTGCTGCAGGCATCGAAGTGGATGATATTTCTATAAAAGCGACCACCAACGAAACAATGGGTTTTATAGGTCGTCAAGAGGGTGTCGTGGCTTACGCGGTCTGTCTGATTCAAAAATAG
- the panC gene encoding pantoate--beta-alanine ligase — translation MNIFKTKKELQEYLSSSQQREKKVALIPTMGALHEGHISLIEYAKPLADILVCSIFVNPTQFNDPQDLEKYPRPIESDIKLLEAASCDILFMPSVAEMYTPQEQWHVDLGELDRIWEGAHRPGHFQGVTQIVYKLFTLVQPDIACFGQKDFQQVMVINRMIQEKKLDIELVICPIVRDEYGLALSSRNARLSSQGKLTALALSRSLEYVRSHFENKPLETLKEDAQNILESTEGVELEYFTICETTSLSEATEIEVGKKYVALVTAWVEGVRLIDNMILN, via the coding sequence GTGAATATATTTAAGACCAAAAAAGAGCTTCAAGAATACCTATCCAGCTCTCAACAGAGAGAAAAAAAGGTAGCATTAATTCCTACAATGGGAGCCCTACACGAAGGCCACATATCACTCATTGAATATGCTAAACCATTAGCAGACATACTGGTGTGCAGTATTTTTGTCAATCCAACCCAATTTAACGACCCACAAGATCTTGAAAAATATCCCCGTCCCATCGAATCGGATATTAAACTCCTAGAGGCAGCTTCTTGCGACATTCTTTTCATGCCCTCGGTAGCAGAAATGTACACTCCCCAAGAGCAGTGGCATGTTGATTTAGGTGAGCTCGACCGAATCTGGGAGGGTGCCCATCGTCCAGGCCACTTTCAAGGAGTGACTCAAATTGTCTACAAACTATTCACATTGGTACAACCAGATATCGCTTGCTTTGGTCAAAAGGACTTTCAGCAAGTCATGGTAATCAACCGGATGATCCAAGAAAAAAAACTTGATATAGAGCTGGTTATTTGCCCAATAGTAAGAGATGAGTATGGATTGGCATTGAGCTCCCGAAATGCCCGACTATCTTCGCAGGGTAAACTTACCGCACTTGCTCTCTCAAGGTCATTGGAGTATGTGCGCAGTCACTTTGAGAACAAACCATTGGAAACTCTTAAAGAGGACGCACAAAATATTCTAGAAAGCACGGAGGGAGTTGAACTGGAATATTTTACCATATGTGAAACAACATCCTTATCCGAAGCTACTGAAATAGAAGTAGGAAAAAAATATGTTGCACTGGTAACTGCCTGGGTGGAAGGAGTGCGCCTCATTGATAATATGATTTTGAATTAA
- a CDS encoding glycogen/starch synthase translates to MAKTKILFVTHEMSPFLELSKISEITRQLPQAMQEKGFEIRILMPRFGNINERRNRLHEVIRLSGMNIVVDNDDNPLIIKVASLPAARMQVYFLDNEDYFQRKKIFSNENGDFFEDNHERSVFFCKGVLETVKKLGWSPDVVHCHGWFSALVPAYLKTTYKDDPAFKGAKVMYSLYNEEGFGTGSLGEKYAGIAPEGAMTAQDAAHYGSGSYVDVYKGALAFTDVVVVADEGVSTEIIDHAKSLDIQIFQPDGDEDYEAFNDLFDQFAPIEEETTV, encoded by the coding sequence ATGGCAAAAACGAAGATATTGTTTGTAACCCACGAGATGTCGCCTTTCCTCGAATTAAGTAAAATTTCTGAAATAACACGCCAACTACCTCAAGCAATGCAAGAAAAAGGTTTTGAAATCAGAATCTTAATGCCTCGCTTTGGTAATATCAATGAGCGTAGAAATCGTCTTCATGAAGTAATTCGATTGTCAGGAATGAATATTGTGGTGGATAATGACGACAATCCATTGATTATTAAGGTGGCATCATTGCCAGCCGCGCGTATGCAGGTCTACTTTTTGGACAACGAGGATTATTTTCAACGTAAGAAGATTTTCAGCAATGAAAATGGCGACTTTTTCGAAGATAATCACGAACGTTCCGTATTTTTCTGTAAAGGTGTGTTGGAGACTGTTAAGAAGTTGGGATGGTCGCCGGATGTAGTACATTGCCATGGTTGGTTCTCAGCTTTGGTACCTGCCTATCTTAAGACGACTTACAAAGATGACCCTGCATTCAAAGGCGCTAAGGTCATGTATTCGCTTTATAATGAAGAAGGATTTGGTACAGGGTCTCTTGGTGAGAAATACGCAGGTATTGCACCTGAGGGTGCTATGACTGCTCAAGACGCAGCACATTATGGGTCAGGAAGCTATGTCGATGTATACAAAGGGGCATTGGCGTTTACTGATGTGGTAGTGGTTGCAGATGAAGGGGTTTCGACGGAAATTATCGATCATGCTAAAAGTTTGGATATTCAAATATTCCAACCCGATGGAGATGAGGATTATGAAGCATTTAATGATTTATTCGATCAGTTTGCCCCTATAGAAGAGGAGACGACCGTATAG
- the panD gene encoding aspartate 1-decarboxylase, translating to MIIEVMKSKIHRVRVTQAELNYVGSITIDEDLMDAANIIANEKVQIVNNNNGARLETYVIPGKRGSGTICLNGAAARLVQVGDVVIIISYAQMDMDEAKKHIPTLVFPDDHNRLIK from the coding sequence ATGATAATTGAGGTAATGAAGTCCAAGATTCATCGAGTACGAGTGACGCAAGCCGAACTCAACTATGTTGGTAGCATCACAATCGATGAAGATTTAATGGATGCGGCAAATATTATTGCCAATGAAAAAGTGCAGATTGTAAACAATAATAACGGGGCACGATTGGAGACATATGTCATCCCCGGCAAAAGAGGATCAGGTACCATTTGTCTCAATGGAGCTGCAGCACGATTGGTGCAAGTCGGAGATGTTGTCATCATCATCTCCTATGCACAGATGGACATGGATGAAGCTAAAAAGCATATTCCTACATTGGTATTCCCAGACGACCACAATAGATTAATAAAGTAG
- the gldB gene encoding gliding motility lipoprotein GldB has product MKSLHTIQIYLFFFILVFISCKEKRDSDVDTSKIDLSIKIERFDQDFSQLDSTKVLEQNAAWQQKYGQFYIDFVQLMLHAGNPDNSVQVKKNLETIARQPDFQALKAEVQHVFPDLKEQEQGLTDAFKRIKYYFPTIQVPRMVSFYSGFEVQTPIGEDYMGIGLDMFLGANAKFYPSLVSTVPRYISRRFTPENIVPRITESFVRQELYPQPNGDVNTLQHMIYHGKVLYAMDIFMPEVADSLKIGYSTEQILWAQAYEKDIWSWFLQEDLLYNTDYLRIQKYFAEAPFTPELGEHNESAPKLGSYIGWQIVSRYMDKHPDMSLPELFAIEDAQLILNDAKYKGKR; this is encoded by the coding sequence ATGAAGTCCCTGCATACTATACAAATCTATCTCTTTTTTTTCATACTTGTTTTTATTTCATGTAAAGAAAAGAGAGATAGTGATGTCGATACCTCAAAAATCGATTTATCTATCAAGATAGAGCGTTTTGATCAAGATTTTAGTCAATTGGACTCGACAAAGGTACTCGAACAGAATGCGGCATGGCAACAAAAATATGGACAGTTTTATATTGATTTTGTACAATTGATGCTGCATGCCGGGAACCCGGACAATAGCGTCCAAGTGAAAAAGAACCTGGAAACCATAGCTCGACAGCCAGACTTCCAGGCCCTAAAGGCAGAGGTCCAGCATGTATTTCCAGATTTAAAGGAACAAGAGCAAGGTCTCACCGATGCTTTTAAGCGAATCAAATATTATTTTCCTACTATCCAAGTACCCAGGATGGTGTCGTTTTATTCTGGATTTGAAGTTCAGACGCCAATTGGAGAGGACTATATGGGAATTGGACTTGATATGTTTTTGGGGGCCAACGCTAAGTTCTATCCCTCTTTGGTATCTACTGTACCTCGGTATATTTCTCGGCGATTCACTCCCGAGAATATCGTACCACGTATCACCGAGAGTTTTGTTAGGCAAGAACTTTATCCACAGCCAAATGGTGATGTCAATACTTTGCAGCACATGATATACCATGGCAAAGTGTTGTATGCCATGGATATATTTATGCCTGAGGTTGCAGATAGTCTTAAGATTGGCTATAGTACAGAGCAGATATTATGGGCGCAAGCCTATGAGAAGGATATTTGGTCTTGGTTCTTGCAGGAAGATCTGCTGTATAATACGGATTATTTGCGGATACAGAAATATTTTGCTGAAGCGCCTTTCACGCCTGAGCTGGGTGAGCATAACGAATCTGCACCTAAACTAGGTAGTTATATAGGTTGGCAGATTGTGAGCCGATATATGGATAAACATCCTGACATGAGCCTTCCAGAGTTATTTGCGATAGAGGATGCCCAATTGATTCTGAATGACGCCAAATACAAAGGAAAGAGGTAA
- a CDS encoding NAD+ synthase, whose product MKVALAQLNYHIGNFEKNNASILEAIQQAKAQNAALIIFAELAIGGYPAKDLLRNAAYLQACNHSIQLIADQCMDIACIIGAPIHNTDAEGKALHNAALFIQNGEVMHISKKGLLPDYDVFDEYRYFEPSRHFSCFEFQGTKIALTVCEDLWDDDSSNSYVGDPMAELLKEDPELIINIAASPFSYTHFENRLHILKKQVSRAKCPLIYVNQIGAHMDIIFDGRSLALDKQSDICCELAKFEEDIRYIEYINGDICSSSPTPKAASSEIALIHEALILGLRDYFSKSGFSKATLGLSGGLDSAIVAALACEALGAENVMGVLMPSIYSSDHSLKDALDLVKNTGCKHQIIPIKDVASAFEHTLQDTFQGLRTDITEENIQARTRGTLLMAISNKLGYIVLNTSNKSEAAVGYGTLYGDMAGSISVIGDVYKTQAYELAKYINRNREIIPINTIVKPPSAELRPDQKDSDSLPPYELLDGILYLLIEMEKPGSEIIHLGYDMEVVQRITKLVNNAEFKRFQAPPILRVSPKAFGSGRSMPLVAKYTF is encoded by the coding sequence ATGAAAGTAGCATTAGCACAGCTAAATTATCATATCGGAAATTTTGAAAAGAACAATGCTTCCATTCTTGAAGCCATACAGCAGGCAAAGGCTCAAAATGCAGCATTAATAATATTTGCGGAGCTGGCTATCGGAGGATATCCCGCAAAAGATTTACTTCGTAATGCAGCCTATCTACAAGCATGTAACCACTCTATTCAATTGATTGCAGATCAATGTATGGATATCGCTTGTATCATCGGAGCACCTATACACAATACAGATGCCGAAGGCAAAGCGCTTCATAATGCTGCACTCTTCATCCAAAATGGAGAAGTCATGCACATTAGTAAAAAAGGACTGCTCCCAGATTATGATGTTTTTGACGAATACCGCTATTTCGAACCCTCCAGACATTTTTCTTGCTTCGAATTCCAAGGAACAAAGATTGCACTAACCGTCTGTGAGGATCTTTGGGATGATGATAGTTCCAACTCCTATGTAGGAGATCCTATGGCCGAACTGCTGAAAGAAGACCCGGAGCTGATTATCAACATTGCAGCTTCTCCTTTTTCTTATACACACTTTGAAAACAGATTACACATCCTAAAAAAGCAAGTATCTCGTGCTAAATGTCCACTTATATATGTTAATCAGATAGGTGCTCATATGGACATCATATTTGATGGACGTTCACTTGCACTTGATAAACAAAGCGACATCTGTTGCGAGCTAGCCAAGTTCGAAGAAGACATTCGCTATATTGAATATATCAATGGAGATATCTGTTCCAGCAGTCCAACCCCGAAGGCTGCATCATCTGAAATCGCTTTAATTCATGAGGCACTGATTTTGGGACTTCGGGACTATTTCAGCAAATCCGGTTTCTCAAAAGCCACCTTAGGCTTGTCTGGGGGACTAGATTCAGCAATAGTAGCCGCTCTAGCCTGCGAAGCACTTGGGGCAGAAAATGTAATGGGCGTCCTTATGCCATCCATATATTCTTCTGACCATTCTTTAAAAGACGCTTTAGATCTTGTGAAAAACACCGGGTGCAAACACCAAATTATTCCGATTAAAGATGTAGCTTCAGCTTTCGAACACACACTCCAAGATACTTTTCAAGGGCTGAGGACCGACATTACAGAAGAGAATATCCAAGCTAGGACAAGAGGAACATTACTCATGGCCATCTCCAACAAGCTAGGTTACATTGTGCTCAATACGTCGAACAAAAGTGAGGCAGCTGTAGGATACGGTACACTATATGGTGATATGGCGGGTTCAATCAGTGTCATCGGTGACGTTTACAAAACCCAAGCTTACGAACTCGCGAAATACATCAACAGGAATCGGGAGATTATCCCCATCAATACCATTGTCAAGCCGCCATCGGCCGAACTACGCCCCGATCAAAAGGATTCGGATTCACTGCCGCCTTATGAATTGCTTGATGGAATACTGTACCTACTAATCGAAATGGAAAAACCTGGTTCGGAAATTATCCATCTGGGCTATGACATGGAGGTGGTACAACGGATAACCAAGCTGGTCAACAATGCAGAGTTCAAAAGATTTCAAGCCCCACCAATACTAAGGGTGAGTCCAAAGGCTTTCGGAAGCGGGCGTTCCATGCCGCTTGTAGCAAAATATACTTTTTAA